The genomic stretch CCACAGTTAATTGAAGCGATCGCAAAGGCAGGATTTTCGGCAGAGTTTATTGATCAAAGAGATCGCCAGTCAAAGCTTAAATCTCCCAATTTGAGCGTTCCACAAACTCTATGGTTTGGCATTAGTCAAGAAGTAGCTATTCCTGCCTTGTTAGTAATTTTGGCGATCGTCGGACATTTAGGATTAATCGGGGTGGTGGATCTACCGCTCTTGGGCAATATGTATGCCCATTGGATCGTTTCTACGGTGGCGCTCGGCTGGGTTGGTCGCCCGATCTGGTGGGATGGTTTGAAATCATTATGGTATCGCGCCCCAAACATGAACTCCTTGGTGGGACTGGGAACGATTTCCGCCTATTTGGCAAGCACGATCGCTTTATATGTACCGCAGCTAGGTTGGCAATGCTTTTTTGAAGAACCTGTCATGCTTTTGGGGTTTGTGCTGTTAGGTCAAGCACTCTTAGAAAGAGCTAAGGGCAAAGCCTCCAATGCTATCCGTGCGCTCATGGAGTTGCAACCTGCGAGCGCTAGATTGCTTGTCAATTCTACCGATGGTGAGATTCAAGTCCCGATCGCTGTCGAAGATTTGCAAGTTGGCGATCGCATTGTGGTTTGGGCTGGCGAAAAAATCCCTGTCGATGGTGAGATCATTACGGGTAGTTCTAGTGTCGATGAGTCAATGCTCACAGGGGAATCGATGCCTGTGGCGAAGCAATTAGGCGCAAGGGTCACAGGGGCAACTCTGAATTTGACGGGATCAATTACTGTCCAAGTTTTACAAACTGGCGCAGAAACGACCTTGGCGCGGATTGTGTCACTAGTGGAGTCCGCACAGGCTAGTAAAGCACCGATTCAGTACTTAGCCGATCGCGTGGCGGGATATTTCGCCTACTCGGTAATGGCAATCTCAGCATTAACCTTTCTCATTTGGTATGGACTACTCCATACGGAAATCGTATTTAGTTTGCGCTTAGCGATCGCGGTTTTAGTAGTAGCTTGTCCCTGTGCATTGGGCTTAGCCACACCGACAGCGATCATGGTTGGCACGGGCATGGGCGCAGAAAAAGGAATTTTAATCAAGGGTGGGGCAAGTCTAGAAAAAATCGATCAATTGTCCGCAGTTGTCTTTGACAAAACTGGGACTTTAACAACGGGTAAACCTGAAGTTACAGACGTGATTACCAATGACTTAATGGTGTTTGGTAACAGCATGATCGATCAAACAACTTTTAAAAGCTTGATTGATCGCGAAGTACCAACATCGGCTCTAAGAGTTTTACAACTAGCGGCTAGTGCCGAAGTTGGTGCAAACCATATCCTTGGAGCAGCAACGATCGCTAAAGCCCAAGAGCTAAACATCGAGCTACTACCAACCCAATCTTCGCAAATTGTCACTGGTTGCGGCGTGGAAGCATTACTGACAACTGGCGAAACAGTTCTAGTGGGTAATGCGGCATGGTTAAGCGATCGCCAAGTGACAATTCCTAGTGAAATTTCAGAGCGATCGCAACAGCTAGCACAATTAGGTAAAACTCCAATTTTCGTGGCAGTGAATACTCAACTCTTGGGGATAATTGCTATCCGCGATCGCCTTAAACCCGAAGCTCCTGAAATTGTGCGCCAAATCGAAGCGATGGGTTTACAGGTTTGGATGCTCACAGGCGATCGCCAAGAAACGGCGATTGCGATCGCCAATCAGTTAGGTATTCCCGCCGAAAGAGCGATCGCGGAAGTGAAACCCGATGGCAAAGCCGATGCAATTCTCAAATTACTAGCCTCAGGTCAGCGTGTGGCAATGGTTGGCGATGGGGTCAATGATGCCCCTGCCCTCGCTAGTGCTACCGTCGGCATTGCCCTCAGTTCAGGAACCGATGTGGCGATGGAAACTGCGGATATTGTGTTGATGCGTCATGGGCTAAGCGATGTTGTCCCTGCGATCGAACTCAGTCGCGCCACCTTCAGCAAAATTCGCCAAAATCTATTTTGGGCTTTTGCCTATAACACTCTAGCGATCCCCGTTGCCGCAGGCATTCTCTATCCCAGTTTTGGCATCTCTCTCAATCCCACGATCGCAGGTTTAGCAATGGCACTTAGTTCTGTAAGCGTTGTGATGAGTTCACTATCATTGAGAGCTAGAAATTAGGCAAAGCCGAACCAAGAAATTTTTAAAAGTGTTGCTCCGCAACACTTTTAAAAATTTCTTGGTTCGGTTAATCAGAAATTGCTGTCAAAGATTTAGAGAAATACAATGGATTGGATTAATTTAATTATTGCGGGACTATTGGAAGTTGTTTGGGCGAGTAGCTTGAAATATACCGATGGCTTTACGAAACCGATTCCTAGCCTGATTACAATTGCCACCCTTGTCGCCAGTTTTATCCTTCTTGCCCAAGCCTTAAAAACCTTACCCGTTGGCACAGGCTATGCCGTATGGACTGGTATTGGTGTCGTCGGAACTGCGATCGTTGGTTCCGTATTTCTAGGAGAACCCCGTGACCTACAACGATTTATCTGTATCAGCCTGATTGTTTGCGGAATTGTCGGTTTGCGGTTTACAGGATCGAAATGATAGGATGAACAGTGCTTTGCCCCGTCCTATTGCCTAAAACAACAGAAATAAAAGAATGGATTCTAAGTCGTTAAACAATAAATCTTTGAATGCAAAGTCATTACTGTTAAGTATTCTCAGCTTATTATCTGTTTTCTTTATTTTCCTCACGTTA from Pseudanabaena sp. Chao 1811 encodes the following:
- a CDS encoding heavy metal translocating P-type ATPase, producing MTQSIKTSNSQSSSLALTIAGMKCAGCVAVVEKRLLACEGVKAASVNLLTEKATVVYSDEAAPQDFAPQLIEAIAKAGFSAEFIDQRDRQSKLKSPNLSVPQTLWFGISQEVAIPALLVILAIVGHLGLIGVVDLPLLGNMYAHWIVSTVALGWVGRPIWWDGLKSLWYRAPNMNSLVGLGTISAYLASTIALYVPQLGWQCFFEEPVMLLGFVLLGQALLERAKGKASNAIRALMELQPASARLLVNSTDGEIQVPIAVEDLQVGDRIVVWAGEKIPVDGEIITGSSSVDESMLTGESMPVAKQLGARVTGATLNLTGSITVQVLQTGAETTLARIVSLVESAQASKAPIQYLADRVAGYFAYSVMAISALTFLIWYGLLHTEIVFSLRLAIAVLVVACPCALGLATPTAIMVGTGMGAEKGILIKGGASLEKIDQLSAVVFDKTGTLTTGKPEVTDVITNDLMVFGNSMIDQTTFKSLIDREVPTSALRVLQLAASAEVGANHILGAATIAKAQELNIELLPTQSSQIVTGCGVEALLTTGETVLVGNAAWLSDRQVTIPSEISERSQQLAQLGKTPIFVAVNTQLLGIIAIRDRLKPEAPEIVRQIEAMGLQVWMLTGDRQETAIAIANQLGIPAERAIAEVKPDGKADAILKLLASGQRVAMVGDGVNDAPALASATVGIALSSGTDVAMETADIVLMRHGLSDVVPAIELSRATFSKIRQNLFWAFAYNTLAIPVAAGILYPSFGISLNPTIAGLAMALSSVSVVMSSLSLRARN
- the sugE gene encoding quaternary ammonium compound efflux SMR transporter SugE, producing MDWINLIIAGLLEVVWASSLKYTDGFTKPIPSLITIATLVASFILLAQALKTLPVGTGYAVWTGIGVVGTAIVGSVFLGEPRDLQRFICISLIVCGIVGLRFTGSK